The Mytilus galloprovincialis chromosome 4, xbMytGall1.hap1.1, whole genome shotgun sequence genome contains a region encoding:
- the LOC143073741 gene encoding uncharacterized protein LOC143073741 produces MSSKEATADKEFHRKSSCLRQMKNLTGKQPYKCDECCKEFSSKGNYNIHKKIHTGEKPYKCDICGKGFVQNSNCKVHLRKHTGETPYKCDKCGKVFGHKGNYNIHKKIHTGGKPYKCDICGKEFCQKNNCKVHMRTHTSEKPYKCDVCDKEFGQKGNSNEHMRIHTGEKHFKCVFCDQEFHRESTCRIHMRKHTGEQPYRCDP; encoded by the exons ATGTCCAGTAAAGAGGCTACTGCAGACAAAGAGTTTCACCGAAAAAGTTCTTGTCTACGTCAAATGAAAAATCTTACTGGTAAACAACCTTACAAATGTGATGAATGTTGTAAAGAATTTAGTAGCAAAGGCAATTataatatacacaagaaaatccatactggtgaaaaaccttacaaatgtgatatttgtggGAAAGGATTTGTCCAAAACAGTAACTGTAAAGTTCATTTGAGAAAACATACTGGCGAAACACCCTACAAATGTGATAAATGTGGAAAAGTATTTGGTCATAAAGGCAATTataatatacacaagaaaatccATACTGGTGGaaaaccttacaaatgtgatatttgtggaaaggaattttgccaaaaaaataactgtaaagttcacatgagaacacatactagcgaaaaaccttacaaatgtgatgtatgtgataAGGAATTTGGTCAGAAAGGCAACTCTAATGAACACATGAGAATTCATACTGgggaaaaacattttaaatgtgttttttgtgATCAAGAGTTTCACCGAGAAAGCACCTGTCGAATTCACATGAGAAAGCATACTGGTGAACAACCTTACAGATGTGAT ccatag